One Anaerohalosphaeraceae bacterium DNA segment encodes these proteins:
- a CDS encoding winged helix-turn-helix domain-containing protein gives MQDKIGSAAGQIWKMLAAAKAPVNITDIPKRTNLPAQIAFQGLGWLAREGKLEYQQKGRSIYVALCSAEYVS, from the coding sequence ATGCAGGATAAAATCGGTTCTGCTGCCGGACAAATCTGGAAAATGCTCGCTGCTGCCAAAGCCCCTGTCAATATCACAGATATCCCCAAACGGACGAATCTGCCTGCTCAGATTGCCTTCCAGGGACTCGGCTGGCTGGCCCGAGAAGGAAAACTCGAATACCAGCAAAAAGGACGGTCTATTTACGTAGCGCTTTGCTCTGCAGAATACGTCAGCTGA
- the glgP gene encoding alpha-glucan family phosphorylase, which yields MIQDRKIAYFSMEIGIEEAMPTYSGGLGVLAGDTILAAADAEVPMAAVSLVHRKGYFFQKLTEDGRQIEEPVIWTVEDFLEEMPPRVSVVIEGRTVQIRCWKYEARGIGGYIVPVYFLDTDLEVNAPQDRELTDYLYGKDKRYRLCQEVVLGIGGVRMLRALGYEQLERFHMNEGHASLLTLELLEEQKRKRNGQTISEEDIAAVRRQCVFTTHTPVAAGHDQFPMDLVRQVLGQQEAFSLNNVFCCGDMLNMTYLALNLSHYVNGVAKKHGEVSRHMFGGYEIDAITNGVHAARWTSEPFAELFDKYIPGWREDNFSLRYALSVPSEEAWEAHLQNKRRLVTFVNRETNAGMDAETLTLGFARRATSYKRADLIFSDRRRLKSLCRKGGRLQIIFAGKAHPNDFEGKELIRRIFSARGELVPEVRTAYLPNYDMAMGRLITAGVDVWLNTPQPPLEASGTSGMKAALNGVPSLSVLDGWWIEGCIEGVTGWAIGENHRQAEVPQDRQKDAESLYEKLEKVLYVYYKTPLQFRKVMLHAIALNGSFFNTQRMMQQYVLKAYFS from the coding sequence TTGATTCAGGACCGGAAGATTGCCTATTTTTCGATGGAAATCGGGATTGAAGAAGCGATGCCGACCTACAGCGGGGGATTGGGAGTACTGGCCGGGGATACAATCCTGGCGGCGGCGGATGCGGAAGTGCCGATGGCGGCGGTTTCGCTGGTTCATCGAAAGGGCTATTTTTTCCAAAAACTGACGGAGGACGGCCGGCAGATTGAGGAACCGGTTATCTGGACCGTTGAGGATTTTCTGGAGGAAATGCCGCCCCGCGTGAGTGTCGTGATTGAAGGACGAACGGTTCAGATTCGCTGCTGGAAATATGAAGCCAGGGGAATCGGCGGGTATATTGTGCCGGTTTATTTTCTGGATACCGATTTGGAAGTCAACGCACCGCAGGACCGTGAGCTGACGGATTATCTGTACGGGAAAGACAAGCGGTATCGGCTTTGTCAGGAGGTCGTGCTGGGCATCGGAGGGGTGCGGATGCTGCGGGCTCTCGGCTATGAGCAGCTCGAGCGTTTCCATATGAATGAAGGGCATGCCAGTCTTCTGACGCTGGAGCTGCTGGAGGAGCAGAAGCGGAAACGGAACGGACAGACCATCAGCGAGGAAGATATTGCCGCCGTGCGTCGGCAGTGTGTGTTTACGACCCATACGCCCGTGGCGGCCGGTCACGACCAGTTTCCGATGGATTTGGTTCGGCAGGTGCTCGGTCAGCAGGAAGCGTTTTCGCTGAACAATGTTTTCTGCTGCGGCGATATGCTGAATATGACGTATTTGGCGCTGAATCTGAGCCATTATGTCAACGGGGTGGCGAAAAAGCATGGGGAGGTTTCCCGACATATGTTCGGGGGGTATGAGATTGATGCGATTACCAACGGGGTTCACGCGGCTCGGTGGACTTCGGAGCCGTTTGCGGAGTTGTTTGATAAATATATTCCGGGCTGGCGGGAAGACAATTTTAGTCTCCGGTATGCGTTGAGCGTTCCTTCAGAAGAGGCGTGGGAAGCGCACCTTCAGAACAAACGGCGGCTGGTGACTTTTGTGAATCGGGAAACCAATGCCGGAATGGATGCGGAAACGCTGACGCTGGGGTTTGCGCGGCGGGCGACCAGTTATAAGCGTGCGGATTTGATATTCAGCGACCGGCGCCGGCTGAAATCGCTGTGCCGCAAGGGCGGGCGGCTGCAAATCATTTTTGCCGGCAAGGCCCATCCGAATGATTTCGAGGGCAAGGAGCTGATTCGCCGGATTTTTTCCGCTCGCGGGGAGCTGGTGCCGGAGGTGCGGACGGCCTATCTGCCCAATTATGATATGGCGATGGGGCGGCTGATTACGGCAGGAGTGGATGTCTGGCTGAATACGCCGCAGCCGCCGCTGGAGGCCTCGGGCACCAGCGGAATGAAGGCCGCGCTGAACGGCGTGCCTTCTTTGAGCGTGCTGGACGGCTGGTGGATTGAAGGATGTATTGAAGGGGTGACGGGCTGGGCAATCGGGGAGAATCATCGGCAGGCGGAAGTGCCGCAGGACCGCCAAAAAGATGCCGAATCGCTCTATGAAAAACTGGAGAAAGTCCTGTATGTTTATTACAAAACACCGCTTCAGTTCCGCAAGGTAATGCTGCACGCGATTGCCCTGAACGGTTCTTTCTTTAATACCCAGCGGATGATGCAGCAGTATGTATTGAAGGCCTATTTCAGCTGA
- a CDS encoding NYN domain-containing protein, with product MPLLIDGYNLLRVIQRQEAMAGLDEAGLIRILTEYLRRTRNRGQIIFDGIGPPDKTGLAGFSNIEVLFSGSFRDADTLIEEKIQTCSAPRSLVVISSDLRLVAAAKRRKAAPVRSEIFWDMVGRLLEKEPPRPEPKEKRQGISRAETQQWLDLFNLDS from the coding sequence ATGCCCCTGCTGATTGACGGCTACAACCTGCTGCGGGTGATTCAGCGACAGGAAGCCATGGCCGGTCTGGATGAAGCCGGTCTGATTCGCATCCTGACTGAATATCTCCGCCGCACCCGCAATCGCGGTCAGATTATCTTCGACGGCATCGGCCCTCCGGACAAAACCGGACTGGCCGGCTTCAGCAATATTGAGGTCCTCTTCTCCGGCTCCTTCCGGGATGCCGACACCCTCATTGAAGAAAAAATCCAGACCTGCAGTGCCCCCCGCTCGCTGGTTGTCATCAGCAGCGACCTTCGTCTGGTTGCCGCGGCAAAACGCCGAAAAGCGGCACCCGTTCGGTCAGAAATCTTCTGGGACATGGTCGGCAGACTCCTCGAGAAGGAACCGCCCCGCCCCGAACCCAAAGAAAAAAGACAGGGCATCAGCCGGGCCGAAACCCAGCAGTGGCTTGACCTGTTCAACCTTGATTCGTAG
- a CDS encoding dihydroorotase: MKETAAPSILIRNGRLIDPANGVDRIADLLVADGKVSQIGRLPAKADILIDASGKIVSPGLIDLHVHFREPGDEEEETIASGSAAAVAGGFTSVVCMPNTNPPIDNATSVEYVHRMGRQARKTFIYVMGTLTKGRAGEELSEMGLMAQAGAIGFTDDGSGVQNAAVMLRALKYASMFNRVVAQHCQDDSLARGGVMNAGYNATLLGLPGMDPLAEEMMLWRDIQLVKKTKTRYHAQHISTAGSIQLIRQAKQEGLPISCEVTPHHLLLTEEHLKDYDTNYKVNPPLRTLADVEALRRAVQEGLIDALATDHAPHLKSEKELEFLAAPFGIASLECTLPLYRKALIDPGIIDWPQLLAMLTYRPARVLNISKGTLGLGDRADIAIIDPDAEWTIDPNRFFSKSHNCPYIGWTVKGKVLYTIVAGEIRYCADGYSPCPC; the protein is encoded by the coding sequence ATGAAAGAAACCGCCGCACCTTCCATTCTGATTCGAAACGGACGACTCATTGACCCGGCCAACGGCGTGGACCGGATTGCCGATCTGCTCGTCGCCGATGGGAAAGTCAGCCAAATCGGACGCCTTCCTGCCAAAGCCGACATCCTCATTGATGCCTCCGGCAAAATTGTTTCCCCCGGTCTGATTGACCTGCACGTGCATTTTCGCGAACCGGGCGACGAGGAAGAAGAAACCATTGCTTCCGGCTCCGCCGCCGCCGTAGCAGGCGGATTTACCTCTGTTGTCTGTATGCCCAACACCAATCCGCCTATCGACAATGCCACCAGTGTCGAGTATGTCCATCGAATGGGGCGGCAAGCCCGAAAAACCTTCATCTATGTGATGGGCACACTCACCAAAGGACGAGCCGGAGAAGAATTATCTGAAATGGGGCTGATGGCCCAGGCCGGCGCCATCGGCTTCACGGACGACGGCAGCGGAGTTCAGAACGCCGCTGTGATGCTCCGGGCTCTCAAGTATGCCTCGATGTTCAACCGGGTGGTCGCCCAGCATTGTCAGGATGATTCGCTGGCCCGCGGCGGGGTGATGAACGCCGGCTACAACGCCACCCTTCTCGGACTTCCGGGGATGGACCCCCTCGCTGAGGAAATGATGCTCTGGCGAGACATCCAACTGGTTAAAAAAACCAAAACTCGATATCACGCCCAGCACATTTCCACCGCCGGCTCCATACAGCTGATTCGCCAGGCCAAACAGGAAGGCCTGCCTATCAGCTGCGAGGTGACTCCGCATCATCTCTTGCTGACGGAAGAGCATCTGAAGGATTATGATACCAATTATAAGGTCAATCCGCCCCTGCGGACTCTAGCCGATGTGGAAGCCCTTCGGCGAGCCGTCCAGGAAGGATTGATTGATGCACTGGCTACGGACCATGCCCCCCATCTGAAAAGCGAAAAAGAACTCGAATTCCTGGCGGCGCCTTTCGGCATCGCCTCGCTTGAATGCACCCTGCCTCTGTACCGCAAAGCTCTGATTGACCCGGGTATCATTGACTGGCCGCAGCTGCTCGCCATGCTTACATATCGACCCGCCCGCGTTCTGAACATCAGCAAAGGCACCCTCGGACTCGGTGACCGGGCGGACATTGCCATCATTGATCCGGATGCCGAATGGACAATTGACCCCAATCGCTTCTTCTCCAAAAGCCACAACTGTCCCTATATCGGCTGGACAGTAAAAGGCAAAGTTCTCTATACCATCGTAGCCGGAGAAATCCGCTACTGTGCCGACGGGTATTCTCCATGCCCCTGCTGA
- a CDS encoding aspartate carbamoyltransferase catalytic subunit: protein MNQTTKTDFQWRRKHLLGLRDLSRKEIEFILDTARGFEEFSTRSIKKAPALRGKVVVNMFFEDSTRTRNSFTLAASRLSADVIEFTKTSSSVNKGETLIDTARNLEAMGVDIVVIRHNAGGAPHLLSRSIKACVINAGDGFHEHPTQALLDAYTIRQIKGALEGLKIGIVGDIAHSRVARSNIHALTKLGAEVILVGPPTLMPAQVQNLPVQVSYSLDAVIDKLDVINMLRIQFERLGGNLFPSVREYSHFYGLTVERLKKAKPDILVMHPGPLNRGLEIESEVADGPNSVILRQVSNGLAIRMAVLFLVNQAAVLEAKDSHP from the coding sequence GTGAACCAGACAACGAAAACGGATTTTCAATGGCGGCGAAAACACCTCCTCGGTCTGCGAGACCTCAGCCGAAAAGAAATCGAATTTATATTGGACACCGCCCGCGGTTTTGAAGAATTCAGCACCCGTTCCATCAAAAAAGCCCCGGCTTTACGCGGCAAAGTGGTGGTCAATATGTTCTTTGAAGACAGCACACGCACGCGAAACAGCTTTACGCTCGCCGCCAGCCGGCTCAGTGCCGATGTCATCGAATTCACCAAAACGTCCAGTTCCGTCAACAAGGGGGAAACCCTGATTGACACGGCCCGCAATCTCGAAGCCATGGGGGTTGACATTGTCGTAATTCGGCACAATGCAGGCGGAGCACCTCATCTGCTCAGCCGGTCCATTAAGGCCTGTGTCATCAATGCCGGCGACGGTTTCCACGAACATCCGACCCAGGCCCTGCTGGATGCCTATACCATCCGCCAAATCAAAGGGGCTCTGGAAGGTCTGAAAATCGGGATTGTCGGCGACATTGCACATTCCCGGGTCGCCCGCAGCAATATCCACGCCCTGACGAAACTGGGAGCAGAAGTGATTTTAGTCGGTCCTCCGACCCTGATGCCCGCTCAGGTGCAGAACCTGCCCGTTCAGGTCTCTTACAGTCTGGATGCCGTCATCGACAAGCTCGATGTCATCAACATGCTTCGCATCCAATTCGAACGGCTCGGCGGAAATCTCTTCCCCTCCGTACGAGAATATTCTCACTTCTACGGCCTGACTGTCGAGCGGCTCAAGAAAGCCAAACCGGATATTCTGGTTATGCACCCCGGTCCGCTGAACCGCGGGCTGGAAATTGAATCCGAAGTGGCCGATGGCCCCAACAGCGTCATTCTGCGTCAGGTCTCCAACGGCCTGGCAATTCGAATGGCCGTGCTGTTTCTGGTCAATCAAGCCGCTGTTCTTGAAGCCAAGGACTCACATCCATGA
- the pyrR gene encoding bifunctional pyr operon transcriptional regulator/uracil phosphoribosyltransferase PyrR, with the protein MRVLLNEAQISQILDSISQDIASDLGSNNNLVIIGIRSRGEILAQRLQKRLSERLGKEIPCGTLDITLYRDDIHDPQNAVPSRVRTTEINFDIHQTTVLLVDDVLHTGRSVRAALDALTDLGRPKAIRLAVLVDRGSRELPIRADYVGIRVDVNPEERVQVLLKETDQIEQVLVE; encoded by the coding sequence ATGAGAGTCCTGCTTAACGAAGCACAAATAAGCCAAATACTGGATTCCATCAGTCAAGATATTGCTTCTGACCTCGGTTCCAATAATAATCTGGTGATTATCGGGATTCGGAGCCGCGGTGAAATTCTTGCTCAGCGTCTCCAGAAGCGGCTCAGTGAACGGCTCGGCAAGGAAATCCCTTGCGGGACGCTGGATATCACCCTATACAGAGATGACATCCACGATCCTCAAAACGCCGTTCCCTCCCGGGTACGGACTACTGAAATCAATTTTGACATCCACCAGACCACTGTTTTGCTGGTGGATGATGTGCTTCACACCGGACGCTCCGTCCGGGCAGCATTGGATGCCCTGACGGATTTAGGCAGACCCAAAGCCATTCGGCTGGCGGTCCTGGTCGATCGCGGCAGCCGGGAACTGCCGATTCGCGCAGATTATGTCGGCATTCGTGTTGACGTTAACCCTGAAGAGCGTGTTCAGGTGCTTTTGAAGGAAACAGACCAAATCGAGCAGGTTTTAGTCGAGTAA
- a CDS encoding S8 family serine peptidase: MSGKIQQSIRLSFLLLAGLVFSAFASEESLLRVPIQPASFAYCGIRDLQENEPNLTGSDVAVAAVCRSMMYVNGLPQDDYRLNMAHQSLRGGRVFFEDGSDGLYGLSPHETAVGGLLIGLDFQGNHPLTGPFVYKGVCPDATVEVFEFWRFVSLTIFGDKPFSADVLTLSLGDFYEDWWTRGIERLARKTGVLVVASAGNGLRVSDRVLYPAGGANVLAVGVVQSQVEPDGTPSLRFFSSPHRQISSFGPTADGRSKPDLVAPGRALVPSAYDTSTYEIAGDYSSLATPLVSGTAALLFQKIYQTPAMAERVRPETRNCVLRALLLTSARKLPWWHKGRPGRDDDVVVPLDWLQGAGLLDAKEAYALLTEGSRPEEGGWKGWDNPILNADHPEAVYSISVPAEQELYLTATAVWNRAFEERFPFRPLPEEDGDLRLELWRIDPNQSEKILADVSDSPVDTVEHLYVRLPEEAASYELVVRFSQPQAAQRSQGRPVGLAWSVGPDRTRDNPWWYDLNEDGQIDQTDKVIYQIFEKEQSEIFGDSSLSEVLGLRPERIELLERQWTDWRSYLTLWAAEEASLEPSNP; the protein is encoded by the coding sequence ATGTCCGGAAAGATTCAACAATCTATCCGTTTGAGTTTCCTGCTTTTAGCGGGGTTGGTTTTTTCGGCTTTTGCGTCTGAAGAATCCTTACTGAGGGTGCCTATCCAGCCCGCTTCGTTTGCCTATTGCGGGATTCGGGATTTGCAGGAAAACGAACCGAATTTAACGGGTTCCGACGTTGCCGTTGCGGCTGTCTGCCGTTCGATGATGTATGTGAACGGACTGCCGCAGGATGATTATCGCTTGAACATGGCCCATCAGAGCCTGCGGGGGGGGCGTGTCTTTTTTGAGGACGGCTCGGATGGATTGTACGGTCTTTCGCCTCATGAAACGGCGGTCGGGGGACTTTTAATCGGTCTGGATTTTCAGGGAAATCATCCTTTGACAGGGCCTTTTGTTTATAAAGGCGTCTGTCCGGATGCGACGGTGGAGGTTTTTGAGTTTTGGCGGTTTGTGAGCTTGACGATTTTCGGCGACAAGCCGTTTTCGGCCGATGTGCTCACGCTCAGTTTGGGGGATTTTTACGAAGATTGGTGGACGCGGGGGATTGAGCGGCTGGCCCGAAAGACGGGGGTTCTGGTGGTGGCTTCAGCGGGAAACGGGCTTCGAGTTTCAGACCGTGTATTGTATCCGGCCGGCGGGGCCAATGTTTTAGCGGTGGGAGTCGTTCAATCACAGGTAGAACCCGATGGAACACCGAGTTTGAGATTTTTCTCGTCGCCGCATCGGCAGATTTCCAGTTTCGGCCCCACGGCGGACGGCCGCAGCAAGCCGGACCTTGTGGCACCGGGACGTGCTCTCGTGCCGTCGGCGTATGATACCTCAACCTATGAAATCGCCGGTGACTACTCCAGTCTGGCTACCCCCCTGGTTTCCGGGACGGCAGCTCTGCTGTTTCAGAAGATTTATCAGACGCCGGCGATGGCGGAACGAGTCCGACCGGAAACTCGGAACTGCGTTCTGCGGGCTCTTTTATTGACCTCGGCGAGAAAGCTGCCGTGGTGGCATAAGGGACGGCCCGGGCGGGACGATGATGTTGTTGTGCCGCTGGATTGGCTGCAGGGGGCGGGGCTTCTGGATGCCAAAGAGGCCTATGCACTTTTAACGGAAGGCTCCCGTCCGGAAGAGGGGGGCTGGAAGGGCTGGGACAATCCGATTTTGAATGCAGACCATCCGGAGGCGGTTTATTCCATTTCGGTTCCGGCAGAACAGGAACTCTATTTGACTGCTACGGCGGTTTGGAATCGTGCTTTTGAGGAGCGATTTCCGTTTCGGCCTTTGCCGGAAGAAGACGGAGATTTGCGGCTGGAATTGTGGAGGATAGACCCCAATCAGTCGGAGAAGATTCTGGCGGACGTCAGTGATAGTCCCGTGGATACGGTTGAACATCTTTATGTCCGGCTTCCGGAAGAAGCGGCGTCGTATGAATTGGTGGTGCGGTTCAGTCAGCCGCAGGCGGCCCAGAGAAGTCAAGGACGTCCGGTCGGTTTGGCGTGGTCTGTTGGACCGGACCGCACCCGGGACAATCCGTGGTGGTATGATTTGAACGAGGACGGTCAGATTGACCAGACAGACAAGGTCATTTATCAGATTTTTGAGAAGGAACAGTCTGAGATTTTCGGAGACTCCTCTTTGTCGGAGGTCCTCGGGCTCCGTCCTGAGCGAATCGAACTGCTGGAGCGGCAGTGGACGGATTGGCGCTCGTATTTGACTTTGTGGGCTGCGGAAGAGGCCTCGCTGGAGCCGTCTAATCCCTGA
- the speB gene encoding agmatinase — protein sequence MTNGFSFGDFEPRFTDFRTAQIVILPVPYDQTSTWIKGADKGPEAILKASKNLEFYDILTDSEVFRKGIATDAPVQDCPTPEEMVEQVRRRMLGYFQKGKFPVVLGGEHSVSIGAFQAAAQTFSNLTVLQLDAHADTREKYEGSIYNHACVMARARELCPIVQAGIRSMDSCEKPALDKTRVFFAHQIAADPQRRWMDALLSLLTDNVYLTIDLDVFDPSLMPATGTPEPGGLGWYDVISLIEQVCKNRNVIGLDVVELCPREHLWACDFLAAKLIYQTLSIRFRD from the coding sequence ATGACAAATGGTTTCTCCTTTGGAGATTTCGAACCTCGCTTTACCGATTTCCGGACTGCTCAAATCGTCATCCTGCCGGTTCCGTATGACCAAACCAGCACGTGGATAAAAGGAGCCGACAAGGGACCTGAAGCGATTTTAAAGGCATCGAAAAATCTGGAGTTTTACGACATCCTTACCGACTCGGAGGTCTTCCGCAAAGGAATTGCCACGGATGCGCCTGTTCAGGATTGTCCAACCCCCGAGGAAATGGTCGAACAGGTTCGCCGAAGAATGCTCGGCTATTTTCAAAAGGGCAAATTTCCGGTTGTTTTAGGCGGGGAACATTCTGTTTCCATCGGCGCATTTCAGGCCGCCGCTCAAACGTTCTCCAACCTGACCGTTCTGCAGCTGGATGCCCACGCCGACACCCGCGAAAAGTACGAAGGGTCCATCTACAATCATGCCTGTGTGATGGCTCGAGCCAGAGAACTGTGCCCGATCGTTCAGGCAGGCATCCGAAGCATGGACTCCTGCGAAAAACCGGCTTTGGACAAAACCAGAGTCTTCTTTGCTCATCAAATTGCCGCCGATCCGCAGCGGCGCTGGATGGATGCCCTGCTTTCTTTGCTGACGGACAATGTCTATCTGACTATCGACCTGGATGTTTTTGACCCGTCCCTGATGCCCGCTACCGGCACTCCCGAACCGGGCGGTCTGGGATGGTATGACGTCATTTCCTTAATCGAACAGGTCTGCAAAAACCGGAACGTAATTGGACTGGATGTGGTCGAACTTTGTCCGCGAGAACATTTGTGGGCCTGCGATTTCCTGGCGGCCAAGCTGATTTATCAAACCCTCAGCATTCGTTTCAGGGATTAG
- a CDS encoding arginine decarboxylase, pyruvoyl-dependent, which yields MLNLVPTRMFLTKGVGRHKYRLKSFEEALRDAGVAQQNLVQVSSILPPYCRIISRNEGLKLLVPGAISFCVLARCDTNEHGRLIASSVGIAVPKQKSNWGYLSEVHGYGMNKREAEDMAEDLAAGMLGTTLGYEVDPDKAWSEKEQAYKSSGLFIKTTNITQTARGVKDLWTTTVAIAVFLFD from the coding sequence ATGCTCAATCTTGTACCGACGCGGATGTTTTTAACGAAAGGGGTCGGCCGGCATAAATACCGCCTAAAATCCTTCGAAGAAGCCCTTCGAGATGCGGGCGTAGCCCAGCAGAATCTCGTGCAGGTCTCCTCCATTTTGCCTCCCTATTGCCGGATTATCAGCCGCAATGAAGGGCTCAAACTCCTTGTCCCGGGAGCCATCAGCTTCTGCGTCCTGGCTCGGTGTGATACCAACGAACACGGCCGTCTGATTGCCTCCTCCGTCGGCATCGCTGTCCCCAAGCAAAAGAGCAACTGGGGCTACTTAAGCGAAGTGCACGGCTACGGAATGAACAAACGCGAAGCGGAAGATATGGCCGAAGACCTGGCAGCCGGCATGCTCGGAACAACGCTCGGATACGAAGTAGATCCCGACAAGGCTTGGTCAGAAAAAGAGCAGGCCTACAAATCCAGCGGCCTGTTCATTAAAACAACCAACATTACCCAGACCGCTCGCGGTGTCAAAGACCTTTGGACGACTACGGTTGCCATTGCCGTCTTTCTATTTGATTAA